The Pongo pygmaeus isolate AG05252 chromosome 20, NHGRI_mPonPyg2-v2.0_pri, whole genome shotgun sequence sequence CTGGGAGGCCGGAGGTACAGGAGGGTCGGGCAGGACGCAGCGGACAGTCGGGCCTTGCCACGGggacagaaaacagaagagaaatgaacaaagtgaaGACAGGGAGAGACAGAAGTCACAGAAGTGGGGGGAGGTGCAGAGGAGTGAGGGAAGTCAGTGGCGAGTAGGGGAAGGGAGGCCCACCAGGTGACACCCACTCAGTTGAGGGGGACAGGGAGGCTGATGAGCTGGGGTCTGAGGCAGCAGACCCTGCTCAGGGGAAGAAGGGGAACGTAGGAGAGGAAGAGGCCCCCTGGCACTTGGGAGAGGTAGAAAAGTGGGTTCTGCCAAGGCCACAGCCAGAGAAGAAAGCACAGAGGACATGAGAAGGGGAGTCCTGGAGCGGGCCAGGCCAGCTGCGACGACCATCCCAGGCTAGGAGAAATGGGGTGATCCCCCAAATGCTCGGGCCTAGCTCTAGAGCCCGAGGGAGACAAGCTGTGTCATCCAGGAGCTGGTGGGAGGCGTGATGAAGCCAGGAGCCTGGGGCGGCCAGGGCAGATGCCCGCGGGCTCTGCTGCCTGCACCCCGCCCACAGGTGGGCTAGAAGGTCCTGCGGCCCAGTCTTTTGAACACGCTCACAGTGCCTGCGTGGTCCATCTGGGCACCAAGGCCCTCGCTGGAGCTGCTCCCCCGGGGCCCCACCAGAGTCCTCTTAATGGTGACCTTGACCTCGGCTGAGGACTTACTCTTGGTGCTGGTGACCTGGCTGTCCTGGGCCTCGGGCACAAGGGCAGCTGCGCCCAGTCTCTTGATGATGCTGACTTTAGACAAGGACTCCGGCTTCCTCTCAAGCCCAGACCGTGAGGAAAGCGCCAGGCGCCGCAGTGTCGGGGCAGCGGCCGTTGTCGCTGAGCTTGTGGCCTTGGCTTTGACAGTCAGTGCTGGCTGGGGACTGGCCTTGGCTGGGCCCCGTCCTAGCTTCTTCAGGACCCCGGCATATTGCAAGACAGAGCTGCTGCTGTCATTGTCGCTGTCCCAAGCCAGATCCTCGTCCGTTTCTGGGGTGGCCCCCAGGCGGCTGAAGACTCCTGTGGGCTGTGGAGGTCAGAGACAGGATGAATGAGTCACTGAGTCACTCAACACACATTCATGGAGAGCTGCTtcctctgtgcctggcctcctgggACTCACAGTTGGGAGAAACACCCATCACTGACACCCCAGATAGTGGCGAGAGCCATGATGGGGGAGTCCAGGGGACTGGAGGAGCCCAGAGGAAGTACCTGACCTTCCTAGAAGTTCAGGAAGGGCTCCCTGAGAGAGAGGACATCTGAGCTGGAAGTAGGTCTAATAAAGAGGGAAGAGGACGGGAGTGCCGCACAAAGGGAATGTCATTTGCAAGGTCAATAGGTGGgcatgagtggagtggagagattAATCTGGTCATTCACTCCACGAATATTTTGAGTCCCAACTCTATATTGTACCTGGTCCTAGGCCGGCAGTGCTAGGGACACAGTAATGACCAAGACAGCCTCagctctgccctcatggggcTCACAGTCCAGTGGGGAAGACAGGTTTGgcatcagaaatgacacaaataatTCTGCAAGAATGACAGTAATGCATTCTAGACGGAGAAGGACAGCTGGAGGGCAGAAGGCAGGGGTGGCTCCTCATCAGTCCAGAGGAACTTTCCCTGAGGCACCAACTTTGAAGCCAGGCCCTCCAGGATGAATTAGCAAAGAAAAGAACATGTGCTACGCCCTGAAGGCAGGAAGCATAGTCCTATGTATTGAGCACTCACTATGTGTCCAGCTCTTCATAGGGCTGGAACTTCCAACCACATGATCCCCAGTGTTCCCATCCTCCTCATGGCAAGATTCTTGGAAGTGAGCAAGCCCAAGTTGCTGCACCCAGCAGAGCAGGACACTGGCAGGCAGGAAACGCAGCTGGGGAGCTCTGCAATAGTTCACCAACAGGCGCCGCACACCCAGCACCATGCGGGGATGATCTTAACCCTACAGCCATCCTTGGAGGTGGGTCTAtacagatgaggaggctgaaGTACAAAGGACTTAAGTGACATGGCCAAAGCCATGCAGTCAGGCCCCTGTGGGCTTCAGGGTGTACCCTGAACTACACACcaggcctggggcctgggggacTGCGGGCTGTGGCAGGAAGTGCAGGCTGCATCATGGGCACAGTGAAGAGCCTCTGCAGGGCTTCCAGTGAGGGGACAGGCCCTGTCCTGTGGGCCGCACACACTGCTGCTGTGGGGATAGGGGCTGGGGTCCATGGTAGCTGTGCGAGACCATTCAGGAGGCTGTCGTCCTATCCTGACAGGGAGAGgtggcagaggagagagagacagtagAGTCATCAGACCCACTGACAGACTGCAATGGGGAGGGCAGGCAGCCCTCAGATGGGGGCCCAGGAGAGGGCTGACTTGGGGAAAGACACTAAGACCAGTTGGGGACATGGTGGGTGGGAGGCATCCAGGAGTACTGGACCCCCAGGGCTGGAAACTGGGAGAGAAGCCAGGGCAGAAGACAGATGGGAAAGCCTCCAGTGCAAAGCCAGGAACTGAGGCTGGAAAGGCGGGTTAGACGGCCCTGGGCCGAGTGAGGCTGAGATGTGTTAAGAGTCAGGAGCACTGCTCAGGGAGGACAACAGCTCGCACGCCCAGGATCGCTCCCCCATCCCCACTCACTTTACTCCCTGTCGTGGTGTCTGCCTTGGTCTCAGCGCCGAGGCGGTCAAACACAGACGTCCTGTGGAGACCTGGGAGGGAAGTGAAGCCATCAGGGAGAGGCCCCAGTGGGCCAGGCCTAGGCTGAGCTCTGTACAGATACCAAGGCAGCCCAGACACCAGTAGCTCTGGGACAGGCAGGGCCAGACTGTGCTGAGTTGGGTGTTACGTCTACACTGTTGGCTCACACTGACCCTAACCCACCCCTATCTGGCAAGAGCCAAATGTGGGAAAGACCAGCTACAACTGGCAGATTCCCTACACCTCAGCACTAGCTCATGAACTGTGTGCATGGGAAGAGTTCTTAGTCCCTGCATGTTCCTTTCACTTCTTGCGGTCAGGGACCTCTGAGAGAATCTGATGAGTGGTAGTGCATCCTCCCCTAAATTATAACCTAATAGCCGTCAATAGAATGGTTACtaaattatggtatataaatACTCTTGAAATAATAAAcgaccattaaaaaaagaatgaagaagatcTACCTGCATTAATATGAGAAGATCTCAACAAAAAAGTTATAGAACATGGGCCAGGCGTGGCAGGGTGTAcctgtaatccctttgggaggctgaggcaggtggatcacctgagcccaggagtttgggaacaacctgggtaatatagtgagaccccatctctaaatatatatatatgaacaaaaaAGTTATAGAACATgccaagagtggtggctcatgtctgtaatcccaacatggtGGAAGGcggtggtgggcagatcacatgagcctAAGAGTTAGAaaccagaatttaaaaattagctgggcatggtggcccacatctatagtccctgctactggggaggTAAGGTaggaacccaggaggtcgaggctgcagtgagccgtgttcgtaccacagcactccagcccagccaacagagcaagactctgtctcaaaaaaaaaaaaaaaagaaagaaaagaaaagttaggtccaggcacggtggctcacgcctgtaatcccagcactttgggaggccgaggcaggtggatcacccaaggtcaggagtttgagaccagcctggccaacatgatgaaaccccgtctctactaaaaacataaaaattagccgggcgtggtggtgtgcacctgtaatcccagatgcttgggagactgaggcaggagaatcgcttgaacccaggaagcagaagttgcagtgagccaagattgtgccactgcacactccagcctgggtaacagagcaagactccatctcaaaaaaaaaaaaaaaaaaaaaaaagttatagaacaatacttacattttaaacacaaatactatttgtgtttaaaaaagaaaaactaggctgagtgcggtggctcacacctgtaatcctagcaatttggaaaggtgaagcaggcagatcacttgagctcaggagtttgagaccagcctgggcaacatggcaaaaccccgtctctacaaaaaacacaaaaattaggtgtgcatggtggcatgagcctgcagtcccagctactcgggaggctgaggcaggactgcttgaacctgggaggtcgaggagactgcagtgagttgaCAAGGtgccactgcagcccagcctgggtgatgaagtgagaccctgtctcaaaaaaataaaaatttaaactaaaaaacaaaaaactgcctaTATATGTGTTATGTACGTACATAGATGCTGGTCTGGAAAGGTTAACAAGAGACAGGGATATGGGAGTGAGGGAAGAGAGTTTGTTTTTACTGAATATGTTTCTGTATCATCtgaaagtgctggagttacaggcatgtgccaccgtgcccagcctttttaatagagacaggggctcactatgttgcacgcttgaactcctaggctcaatcttcccacctcaccctcccaaagtgctggaatgacaggtgtgcgtcaccacgcccgACCAAGAGATCATCTCTGTACTCCAAGTCACAAGGCCTAGCTTTGGACTATACCTCCACTCGTCTCCTCTGGTTCATATTAATGGTGCCACTTTGGGGTATTTGCCCTTGGCCAAGCACAGCCACTCATTTTATAGCAGGCCATCGCTCTATCCTTGCTCCTGGCCCCTAGGGAAGAGGTGCCAAGGAGCCCAGCTACACTAACTGCAGGATCAGAGGGCAGAGGTGATGTGTTTCCCTCCTCTGCGGCCACCATCACTGTCGCCTTGGCCTATGGCTCCTGCACCCCCGTTAGGGCCTGCTTCTCAGCCACCATCTGTAGGATATGACGGGCCCTGCGTGATGCAGAGAGAGGGACACGGACCCTGCGGGGAAGCATGCCCCTGATGGGCCAGTACCTTTTGCAGCCTGCTGCTGCTCCAGGATCTTGCGGGTGCGGGGTGTGGTGCCTTTGGGCATGTTGATGACGTACTTCCCCTCCATCTCAGCAGTGACCCGGCGCCGCTTGGCAGGAACAGCCAGGCTCTCCTCCTCCCGGCGGGCCAGGGCTGCTGGGGGAAGAAAGCAGGGGTATCAGCACTCTCTGAGACAGAACGTTCTCCCAGGATGGAAGCTGGACACTAGGTGTCCTTTATCTCCACACATTCACGACTGGAATCCCTTACCTTCCCAACCACCCACATCACCACTGACCGAACCACAGAGACTCAGGTCTCTGTAACACGAGGTCACAGAAGGTGCTCAGAATCTCCAGGCCATGGCAGGACTCCCAGGCTTTCTGTGGCTCTGTCCCTATTCCAAGCAGGCT is a genomic window containing:
- the C20H19orf47 gene encoding uncharacterized protein C19orf47 homolog isoform X6, translated to MVSVTMATSEWIQFFKEAGIPPGPAVNYAVMFVDNRIQKSMLLDLNKEIMNELGVTVVGDIIAILKHAKVVHRQDMCKAATESVPCSPSPLAGEIRRGTSAASRMITNSLNHDSPPSTPPRRPDTSTSKISVTVSNKMAAKSAKATAALARREEESLAVPAKRRRVTAEMEGKYVINMPKGTTPRTRKILEQQQAAKGLHRTSVFDRLGAETKADTTTGSKPTGVFSRLGATPETDEDLAWDSDNDSSSSVLQYAGVLKKLGRGPAKASPQPALTVKAKATSSATTAAAPTLRRLALSSRSGLERKPESLSKVSIIKRLGAAALVPEAQDSQVTSTKSTDKTAV
- the C20H19orf47 gene encoding uncharacterized protein C19orf47 homolog isoform X4, which gives rise to MVSVTMATSEWIQFFKEAGIPPGPAVNYAVMFVDNRIQKSMLLDLNKEIMNELGVTVVGDIIAILKHAKVVHRQDMCKAATESVPCSPSPLAGEIRRGTSAASRMITNSLNHDSPPSTPPRRPDTSTSKISVTVSNKMAAKSAKATAALARREEESLAVPAKRRRVTAEMEGKYVINMPKGTTPRTRKILEQQQAAKGLHRTSVFDRLGAETKADTTTGSKPTGVFSRLGATPETDEDLAWDSDNDSSSSVLQYAGVLKKLGRGPAKASPQPALTVKAKATSSATTAAAPTLRRLALSSRSGLERKPESLSKVSIIKRLGAAALVPEAQDSQVTSTKSPTVRCVLPDPPVPPASQRPPRRRWRRAC
- the C20H19orf47 gene encoding uncharacterized protein C19orf47 homolog isoform X2 gives rise to the protein MVSVTMATSEWIQFFKEAGIPPGPAVNYAVMFVDNRIQKSMLLDLNKEIMNELGVTVVGDIIAILKHAKVVHRQDMCKAATESVPCSPSPLAGEIRRGTSAASRMITNSLNHDSPPSTPPRRPDTSTSKISVTVSNKMAAKSAKATAALARREEESLAVPAKRRRVTAEMEGKYVINMPKGTTPRTRKILEQQQAAKGLHRTSVFDRLGAETKADTTTGSKPTGVFSRLGATPETDEDLAWDSDNDSSSSVLQYAGVLKKLGRGPAKASPQPALTVKAKATSSATTAAAPTLRRLALSSRSGLERKPESLSKVSIIKRLGAAALVPEAQDSQVTSTKSKSSAEVKVTIKRTLVGPRGSSSSEGLGAQMDHAGTVSVFKRLGRRTF
- the C20H19orf47 gene encoding uncharacterized protein C19orf47 homolog isoform X5, which gives rise to MVSVTMATSEWIQFFKEAGIPPGPAVNYAVMFVDNRIQKSMLLDLNKEIMNELGVTVVGDIIAILKHAKVVHRQDMCKAATESVPCSPSPLAGEIRRGTSAASRMITNSLNHDSPPSTPPRRPDTSTSKISVTVSNKMAAKSAKATALARREEESLAVPAKRRRVTAEMEGKYVINMPKGTTPRTRKILEQQQAAKGLHRTSVFDRLGAETKADTTTGSKPTGVFSRLGATPETDEDLAWDSDNDSSSSVLQYAGVLKKLGRGPAKASPQPALTVKAKATSSATTAAAPTLRRLALSSRSGLERKPESLSKVSIIKRLGAAALVPEAQDSQVTSTKSPTVRCVLPDPPVPPASQRPPRRRWRRAC
- the C20H19orf47 gene encoding uncharacterized protein C19orf47 homolog isoform X3, translating into MVSVTMATSEWIQFFKEAGIPPGPAVNYAVMFVDNRIQKSMLLDLNKEIMNELGVTVVGDIIAILKHAKVVHRQDMCKAATESVPCSPSPLAGEIRRGTSAASRMITNSLNHDSPPSTPPRRPDTSTSKISVTVSNKMAAKSAKATALARREEESLAVPAKRRRVTAEMEGKYVINMPKGTTPRTRKILEQQQAAKGLHRTSVFDRLGAETKADTTTGSKPTGVFSRLGATPETDEDLAWDSDNDSSSSVLQYAGVLKKLGRGPAKASPQPALTVKAKATSSATTAAAPTLRRLALSSRSGLERKPESLSKVSIIKRLGAAALVPEAQDSQVTSTKSKSSAEVKVTIKRTLVGPRGSSSSEGLGAQMDHAGTVSVFKRLGRRTF